GGTCGAGCGGCGCGCCTGCAGCTTCTCCACCAGCGGCTGGACGATGGTGCGGAAGCCCGCCACGTTCGCCCGCACCCAGCCCGGCCGGTCCACGATCAGCACCGGGGTCGCGGTCGCCGCGGTCAGGCTGCTGGAGCGCATGCCGGTGAATTCCCGGACGTGCTCCTCGGCCTCCAGCGCGTGCCGGCGCAACTCGGCCACCACCTCGGCCGCCTGTGCCCGGGTCACCTCCGGGCCCGGCCGGACCAGCCTGGTCGCAGTCGCGACCGCGAGATTCCAGTCGACCATGTCAGCACCGCCGCTCGCGCTCGTCATGCCCTCACCGTACGTGCTCCGCCGCACCGGGGGGAGTCGCATGCGCCGACGTGCTAAGAGCGACCGGTCCGCGGTGGGCGGATGAAGGAGCGGCGTGCGGGCCGAGTCCGGCGAGGCGGAGGAAGGAGCAACGGCGGAGCCGCGGCGACCGACGACAACGCGGTCCGGGCGGCCGGCCCGGCGGCGGCCCCCGCCCGGACGGCCGCCCCAGGCGGCTCTCAGTGGCAGCCGCAGGCCGCCAACCGGGCGACGATCCGGTCCATCGCGGCCCGGGCGGTGTCCGCGGCGGCGGTGGTCCTGGTCATCACGGCGAAGGAGAGCAGCCGGCCGTCGGCGTCCACCACGGTGCCGGCCAGCGTGTTCACCCCGCTCCGGGTGCCGGTCTTGGCCCGGACCAGGCCGGCGGCCTCCGCCGCCCCCGAGCCCGCGCCGAAGCGCTTGCCCAGCGTGCCGGTGAAGCCCGCGACCGGCAGGCCGGTCAGCACCGGCCGCAGCTCCGGATGGTCCGGGGAGGAGGCCAGGCCCAGCAGCTGGACCAGCACCGCGGGCGGGATGGTGTTGCCCGCGTGCAGCCCGCTGCCGTCGTGCAGGACCACCCCGGTCTGCTGGACGCCCAGCCCGGACAGCGTCTCGGTGACGGCGGTGGCCGCGCCGTCGAAGCCGGCCGGCTTGTGCGCGGCCAGCGCCACCTGCCGGGCGATCGCCTCGGCCAGGGTGTTGTCGGAGGTGGTGAGCAGCCGCTCGACCAGCCGGGCGACGGTCGGCGAGGTCACCTGGGCGAGCACCGCCGCCCCGGCCGGGGCGGCCGGCGCGGTCTGCTTGGCCTTGCCCTCCACGGTGATGCCGTGGGCCTTCAGCAGCGCGGCGAACTGCTCGGCGGCCTGGCCCGCCGGGTCGGCCACCCGCGCCGGCGCCTCCTCGCGGCTGCGCGGGTCCGCCTTGGCCTCGTCCACCATCAGCGAGGTCATCAGCGGGATGTTGGTCGCGTCGTAGTCGGCGTGCTGCGGGCTGCCGGTGTACAGCGAGACGTCGTAGCCGAGCCGGACGGTGCTGGTGCCGGCCGCGGTGAGGGCGGCGGCCGTGCGCGCGGCGAGCAGCTCCAACGAGGCGGGCGCGGAGTCGGCGTCGGCCGGGGCGCCGTCGATCTGCACCTGGTCGGCGGGCAGCGCGGTGAGGGTCGGGTCGCCGCCACCCACCAGGGTGATGTCGGCGGGGCCGGCGCCCGCGACCACCTTGGTGGCGATCCGGGTGTCGGCCGGGATCAGCGTCAGGGCCGCCAGCGAGGTCGCCAGCTTGGTGGTCGAGGCGGGTGTCGCGGGGGTGTTCTCCCCGGCGCCGTAGAGGATCTGGCCGCTGGTGGCGTCCGCGACGGCGAAGGTGACGGTGCCCAGCGACTTGTCCTGCAGGACTCCGGCGAGCGCCTGCCGCAGGCCGGCCGCGGTGGGGATGCCGACCGCGGCGCCGTCCGCCGGCTGCAGCACCAGGCCGGCCGGCGGCGGGCCTGGCTTGCGGGCCTTCGCCGGGGCCGCCGAGCCGGCGACCCCGGCCGGCGTGCCCGCGGGGGCGCCGCCGGGGTTGCCGGCGGGCCTGGCCGACGTGGAGGACGCACCGGGCGAGGGCGTCCGGTCGTCCCCGCGGCGGCCGCCGTGCCCGTCGCCCTTGCCGCCGTGTCCGTCGTCGTGCCCCGTGCCGTGCGCGCTCGGCGAGGGGGACGGCGCGGCGTACGCCCCGCCCCCGCCCAGCACCACGCCGCCGGTCAGCAGCGCCGCCCCCAGCAACCGCGCCGTCGCGACACCGTGCCGACGCCCCGCCCCCGTACCTGCTCCCACCGACCGGCCCCTTTCCTGAGCACTCACTCCCGTAGGAGACACTTGGATTCTGTCAGTCCCTACCTTGGAGGAACGCGTGGAGTTCGACGTCCTGATCGAGATCCCGAAGGGCTCGCGGAACAAGTACGAGGTCGACCACGAGACCGGTCGCCTTCGCCTCGACCGGATGCTCTTCACCTCGACCCGTTACCCGGCCGACTACGGCTACGTCGAGGGCACCCTCGCGGACGACGGCGACCCGCTGGACGCCCTGGTCATCCTGGACGAGCCGACCTTCCCCGGCTGCCTCATCAAGTGCCGCGCCATCGGCATGTTCAAGATGACGGACGAGGCCGGCGGCGACGACAAGCTGCTCTGCGTCCCGGCGACGGACCCGCGCTGGGAGCACCTCAAGGACATCCACCACGTGTCGGAGTTCGACCGCCTGGAGATCCAGCACTTCTTCGAGGTCTACAAGGACCTGGAGCCCGGCAAGTCCGTCGAGGGCGCCGACTGGGTCGGCCGCGCCGAGGCCGAGGCCGAGGTCACCGCGTCGATCAAGCGCCTGGCGGACTCCGGCGGCCACTGAGCCGCGGACGCCCGGTCTCGTACGCGAGCCGTGGGGCCGGGGTGGGCGGAGCGATCCGTGCACCCCGGCCTTTGCCGTACCCGCTGCTGCCGTACCCCGCCTGCCGACCGCTCGCGCGGCGGACCGGCGGGGCCCTCCGATGCTCGGGCCCTCGACCGCGCTTGGCGGCGGGGCGTCCTGGGCACGGTTTTACCGACGAGGTGTCGGAACGTTTGCCGACAGACTGTCGGAACGACATTGACTTAGGTAAGGCTAACCACAACAATCGGACTGTTCCCGACCACTGGAGGCCCACGTGCCCAGCCCCGAGCAGCCCACCCCGTTCTCCACCGTGCTCCGCACCGCCAGCAGCGAGGAACACGAGGCGGCCGAGCAGTCCTCCTTCATGAGCCATCTGCTCGGCGGGCGGCTCGGCGTCGAGGCCTACGCCGACCTGACCGGCCAGCTCTGGTTCGTCTACCGCGCACTGGAGGGCCGCAACGCCGAACTCGCGGACCACCCGGTGGCCGGCCCGTTCATCGACCCCGCCCTGCTGCGGACCGCCGCCATCGAGCGCGACCTGCGGCACCTGCGCGGCCCCGACTGGCGCACCGGCCTGGAGCCGCTGCCCGCCACCGCCGCCTACGTCGCCCGGGTCGAGGAGCTCGCCGCCACCTGGCCCGCCGGCTACCTCGCCCACCACTACACCCGCTACCTCGGCGACCTCTCCGGCGGCCAGATCATCCGCGGCATCGCCGAGAAGACCTGGGGCTTCGAGCGCAAGGGCGACGGCGTGCACTTCTACGTCTTCGAGGACGTCGCCAACCCCGCGGCCTTCAAGCGCGACTACCGGGCCAAGCTGGACGCCGCCGGGCTCGCCCTGGACGAGATCGAGCGCCGCCGGGTGGTCGAGGAGTGCAAGCGGGCCTTCACCCTCAACGGCGCCATCTTCCGTGACCTGGACGCCCGTTACCCGCTGAGCGCCTGACCGGCCCGGCACCACCGCCCGGCCCGGCCCCGAGCCCGGCCCGGCCCGAGCCGGGCACAGGACACCGGGCACCGGGCACCGGGCACCGGGCACCGGGCACCGGGCACCGGGCACCGGGCACCGGGCACCGGGCACCGGACGAAACGTCGGCCCCCGGCGAGCAGCTGCTCACCGGGGGCCGACGCCGTGGCTCCGGCGCCGGACCGTGGCGCCGGGGCGGACCCGCCGGGCCGGGCGGTGGCCCGGCGGGTACGAAGAGGGGGTCAGGCCTCGGTCGCCCCGGTGCGGCGGCGGACCAGCACGGTAGCGCTGCCGCCGGCGAGGAGCAGGCCGGCGGCCGTCGCGAGCATCGGCACCACCGGGGTGTCGGAGCCCGTGGAGGCCAGCGTGGCGCCGAAGCCGGTGCTGGTCACCGAGGCACCCGTGCCGGTACCACTGCCGGCGCCGGCCCCGGTGCTGCCGGTACCGGTCGAGCCGGTGCCGGGGCCGGTCGGGAGCTGGGCGCTCTTGTCGAAGGCCAGCAAGACGGTGACCGCGTCCAGGGCCTCACCCGCGGGGTAGTTGCCGAAGGCCGGCACGCCCTCGGCGGTCAGCGTGGCGGGTACGGCGGTCAGCGTGACCAGGCCGCCGACGGGGTCGAGGGCCGCCCTGGAGAGGTCGAGCTTCGCGATCCGGGCGCCGGTCAGCACGGACGTCCTCCCGTCCGGGGACTTGGCGTCGACGTCGGCGGTGAGGAAGGCGCCGTCCTGGTCGATCCGCAGGCCGAAGTGGTCGCGGGTGGTGTCCAGCGCGTACCCGCCGCCCGCGGGGTGCCCGAGGAAGCGCACCGACCCGGCGAAGCCGGCCGAGACCGCGTGGGTGCCGGTGTTGTACGTCCCGGTGGCGCCGCCGAAGCGGTAGTCGGCCGCGCCGGCGCCGAACTCCACCTTGCCGTTGGCCACCGGGCCGGCCAGGTACCTGCGGAAGCTCTCCTTGACCGTCCAGTCCAGGCGGCCTTCCACGACGGCGAGTTCACCGGTCGCGGGGGCGGTGGCGGTGGCGGTCGGCGATGCGGTCGCGCCCGGCGAGCCCGTGGCCGACGGCGAACCGGTGGCCGAGGGGGAGCCCGTCGCGGTCGGCGAACCGGTGGCGGACGGGGAGCCGGTGGCGGTCGGCGATGCGGTCGCGCCCGGCGAACCCGTGACCGACGGCGAGGCCGAGGCGGACGGGGAGGCCGGCGTGGAGGGCGAGGGCGACGGGGCCGGGGTCTGGGCCAGCAGCAGCGACAGCGGGTCCAGGTCGGAGCCAGCCGGGTAGAAGCCGGCGAAGACCTTGGCGCCCTCCTCGGTCAGCCTGGCCGCGGTCGCGGCGCCCGTCGTGGTGTCGCGGCCGACCGTGAAGGTGGCCAGCGGGACGTCCTGGCGCTCGGTGGCCTGCGGGGCGCCGACCTGCTCCTTGGCGGCGGTGTCGGCCGTCAGGGTGCCGGTGGTGCCCGAGGTGGTGAGCTTCAGGTCGCTCAGCCCGACGTCCAACTGGCCCTCGTGGGCGAGGAAGCGCACGCCGCCGGTGAACGCGGCGGACAGGGTGTGCGAGGTGAGGTCGTAGCGGGCGCTGCCGAAGCCGAAACGGAAGGTCCCGTCGGCGTTGCGGGTCGCCCCGCCGGTCAGCTCGATGCTGCCCTGGCCGGCCGGGCCGGTCACGTAGCTGCGGAAGCTCTGCTTGACGCCCCAGTCGAGCGAACCGGTGTCGTACGTGACCTCGGTGGGGCCCGCGCCGAACGCGAGCGCGGGGGCGCCGAGGGCGGCCAGGGCGAGGCCGGCGGTCGCAGCACCGAGGGCCGCCAGGGAGGTGCGGTTGCGCCGACCGGGGCGCTTGGCAGTGGTACGCGGCATGGCTTCGAACGCTCCTTGTGAGGACGGGAATATGACGACACGTCAGGCGGTGGGCCGGGCGTCCTCGTCGGTGGTTGCGGGGGTGGTGGCGGGCCCGGCGGCGGCCGTGCGGCGGCGGCGGGCGAGCAATCCCCCGGCCGTGGCGAGGGTGAGGGCCAACAGGGCGCCGACGATCGCCACGACCGGCCACCCGGCCCCCTGGCCGGCCTCGGCGGCGACGGGTGCGGCGGCCGGAGCGGGGCCGGCGGCGGCCGGGGTGGGCGCCGCGGCCGGGGCGCTGCCGATGTCCGGCAGCGGGGGCAGGACGGCCGCCGGGTCGAGCGCGACGGCGAAGCTCAGCGGGTCCATCGCGGTGCCGGCGGGGTACAGGCCGCCGAACGTCCTCGCGCCCGACTCGCTGAGCCTGAGCGGGAGTTCGACGCCCTTGAGCAGGCCGGCCTCGGGCTTGAGGTCGGCCGCCTCGAAGGTGGCCAGCTCGACGCCGGGCGCCTGCTGGACGGCGCCGTCCGGCGTCCGGCCCGAGACGTCGGCGGTGAGCCTGCCGTGGCCGTCGGCGACGGTGACGGCGGGGTTGGCGAGGACGAGGTCCAAGCCGTAGGTTTCACCGGTCTTCAGGCCGGTGAAGTGCACGCTGCCGGCGAAGGCGGCGGTGAGGGCTCCGGTCGCCGGGTCGCAGCCGCCCCTGGCCGGGGTCCAGCGGAAGAACGCCCCGCCGTCCGCCGCTCCGCCGGTGACCTGCCAGCCGCCCTGGGCGATCGAGCCGGTGACGTAGTCGCGGAAGGTCCGGCGGACGCCCCAGTCGAGCGCGCCCGCGGTGAACTCGGCGCGCGCCGGGGCGGCCGGGGCGGCCGGGGCGGCCGGGGCGGCCGGGGCGGCCGGGGCCAGGCTCTCCCCGGCCGGCGCGCCGGTGACGGGGGCCGCAGGGGTCCCGGCCGGCTCGGCGGCGGCGGGCTTCTCGGCGACCGGCGGCGAATCCTTCGCCGCCGGCGGGAGGTTGACCGAGAGGGTGAGCGGGTCGAGGGCGGTGCCGGCGGCGTAGAAGCCGCCGAAGGCGCTCGCCCCGGCGCCGGTCAGGGTGGCGGGCACGTTGCTGAGCGTCAGGGTGCCGGCGGCGCCGCGCAGGTCGAGTCCGGCGAGCGAGAGGTCGGCGAGCCGGGCCTGGCCGACGGCGGTGACCTTCCCGGTGTCCTTGGACTTGCTGCTGATGTCGGCGTAGAGCCCGGCGTCGCCGCCGGCGCCGGCCCGCAGGGTGAGCCGGCCGACGCTCATGTCGAGCGCGTTCACACCGTTCTCCTGATGGCCGGTGAACCGGACCCCGCCGGAGAAGGCGGCGCTCAGGGCACCGGTCTCCGGGTCGTACGTGCCGGCGGCGGAGTGGAACCGGAAGCCGCTCCCGCCGACCGTGGCCGCACCGCCGGTCAGGCTCCAACTCCCCTTGGCGATGGGCCCGGTGACGTACGTCAGGAAGGACTGTTTGATCCCCCAGTCGAGCCGCCCGCCGGAGACCCGGCCCTCGGCCGCGGCCGCCTGGAACGGCAGCAGCGACACTGCCAGCAGGGCGGCGAGGGCGGCCACCAGGGTGGCGGCGATTCGGCGGAGCCGTCGCGGCACGGGCATGACTGGGCGCTCCTCGGCATGGCGGGGAAGGGGTCGGCGCAATCGCCCCCCTTGCGAAAGCTAGGTAAGGCTAACCTAATATAAGAGTCAAGAGCGCCGCAGGTCACCCCTGCCCCCAGCGGTACCCCGGCGCCAACAGCCATCGAAGGGGCCGCAGTTGAGCAGGACCATCGGACACCGGGCGGTGCGGCGGCCCGCCGGCCTGCTGATCGCCGCAGCCCTGCTGCTCACGGCCGTGGGCTGCCAAGGCGCCGCCGGCTCCCCGGCCGCGGCCGGCCCCTCCGCCGCCCCGGACGTCGTCGAACCGCTGAGCCCGCCGCCCGTCCCGCTGCTGCCGGCCACCGCCGCCTCGGCCGACGGCCGGGCGGTCACGGTGGCCAGCGCCGATCGGATCGTCCCGCTGAACGGCAGCCTGGCCGAGCTGGTCTTCAGCCTGGGCCTCGGCCCCCGGGTGGTCGCCCGGGACGTCTCCACCACCTTCCAGCAGGCCGCCGCCCTCCCGGTGATCACCCAGGCGCACGACGTCTCGGCCGAGGGCGTGCTCTCGCTGCACCCCACCGTCGTCCTCGCGGACCGCTCCACCGGCCCGGCCGAGGCGGTGGAGCAGATCCGCGCCGCCGGCGTCCCGCTGCTCGTCCTGGACGACGCCAAGCAGCTCGCCGACATCGGCCCGCGGATCGACACCGTCGCCGCGGCGCTCGGAGTCCCCGCCGCCGGCGCGCAGTTGAAAGC
The sequence above is a segment of the Kitasatospora sp. NBC_00240 genome. Coding sequences within it:
- a CDS encoding HtaA domain-containing protein, giving the protein MPRTTAKRPGRRNRTSLAALGAATAGLALAALGAPALAFGAGPTEVTYDTGSLDWGVKQSFRSYVTGPAGQGSIELTGGATRNADGTFRFGFGSARYDLTSHTLSAAFTGGVRFLAHEGQLDVGLSDLKLTTSGTTGTLTADTAAKEQVGAPQATERQDVPLATFTVGRDTTTGAATAARLTEEGAKVFAGFYPAGSDLDPLSLLLAQTPAPSPSPSTPASPSASASPSVTGSPGATASPTATGSPSATGSPTATGSPSATGSPSATGSPGATASPTATATAPATGELAVVEGRLDWTVKESFRRYLAGPVANGKVEFGAGAADYRFGGATGTYNTGTHAVSAGFAGSVRFLGHPAGGGYALDTTRDHFGLRIDQDGAFLTADVDAKSPDGRTSVLTGARIAKLDLSRAALDPVGGLVTLTAVPATLTAEGVPAFGNYPAGEALDAVTVLLAFDKSAQLPTGPGTGSTGTGSTGAGAGSGTGTGASVTSTGFGATLASTGSDTPVVPMLATAAGLLLAGGSATVLVRRRTGATEA
- a CDS encoding HtaA domain-containing protein, yielding MPVPRRLRRIAATLVAALAALLAVSLLPFQAAAAEGRVSGGRLDWGIKQSFLTYVTGPIAKGSWSLTGGAATVGGSGFRFHSAAGTYDPETGALSAAFSGGVRFTGHQENGVNALDMSVGRLTLRAGAGGDAGLYADISSKSKDTGKVTAVGQARLADLSLAGLDLRGAAGTLTLSNVPATLTGAGASAFGGFYAAGTALDPLTLSVNLPPAAKDSPPVAEKPAAAEPAGTPAAPVTGAPAGESLAPAAPAAPAAPAAPAAPARAEFTAGALDWGVRRTFRDYVTGSIAQGGWQVTGGAADGGAFFRWTPARGGCDPATGALTAAFAGSVHFTGLKTGETYGLDLVLANPAVTVADGHGRLTADVSGRTPDGAVQQAPGVELATFEAADLKPEAGLLKGVELPLRLSESGARTFGGLYPAGTAMDPLSFAVALDPAAVLPPLPDIGSAPAAAPTPAAAGPAPAAAPVAAEAGQGAGWPVVAIVGALLALTLATAGGLLARRRRTAAAGPATTPATTDEDARPTA
- the dacB gene encoding D-alanyl-D-alanine carboxypeptidase/D-alanyl-D-alanine-endopeptidase, with translation MGAGTGAGRRHGVATARLLGAALLTGGVVLGGGGAYAAPSPSPSAHGTGHDDGHGGKGDGHGGRRGDDRTPSPGASSTSARPAGNPGGAPAGTPAGVAGSAAPAKARKPGPPPAGLVLQPADGAAVGIPTAAGLRQALAGVLQDKSLGTVTFAVADATSGQILYGAGENTPATPASTTKLATSLAALTLIPADTRIATKVVAGAGPADITLVGGGDPTLTALPADQVQIDGAPADADSAPASLELLAARTAAALTAAGTSTVRLGYDVSLYTGSPQHADYDATNIPLMTSLMVDEAKADPRSREEAPARVADPAGQAAEQFAALLKAHGITVEGKAKQTAPAAPAGAAVLAQVTSPTVARLVERLLTTSDNTLAEAIARQVALAAHKPAGFDGAATAVTETLSGLGVQQTGVVLHDGSGLHAGNTIPPAVLVQLLGLASSPDHPELRPVLTGLPVAGFTGTLGKRFGAGSGAAEAAGLVRAKTGTRSGVNTLAGTVVDADGRLLSFAVMTRTTAAADTARAAMDRIVARLAACGCH
- a CDS encoding inorganic diphosphatase codes for the protein MEFDVLIEIPKGSRNKYEVDHETGRLRLDRMLFTSTRYPADYGYVEGTLADDGDPLDALVILDEPTFPGCLIKCRAIGMFKMTDEAGGDDKLLCVPATDPRWEHLKDIHHVSEFDRLEIQHFFEVYKDLEPGKSVEGADWVGRAEAEAEVTASIKRLADSGGH
- a CDS encoding biliverdin-producing heme oxygenase, whose amino-acid sequence is MPSPEQPTPFSTVLRTASSEEHEAAEQSSFMSHLLGGRLGVEAYADLTGQLWFVYRALEGRNAELADHPVAGPFIDPALLRTAAIERDLRHLRGPDWRTGLEPLPATAAYVARVEELAATWPAGYLAHHYTRYLGDLSGGQIIRGIAEKTWGFERKGDGVHFYVFEDVANPAAFKRDYRAKLDAAGLALDEIERRRVVEECKRAFTLNGAIFRDLDARYPLSA
- a CDS encoding ABC transporter substrate-binding protein; the encoded protein is MGCQGAAGSPAAAGPSAAPDVVEPLSPPPVPLLPATAASADGRAVTVASADRIVPLNGSLAELVFSLGLGPRVVARDVSTTFQQAAALPVITQAHDVSAEGVLSLHPTVVLADRSTGPAEAVEQIRAAGVPLLVLDDAKQLADIGPRIDTVAAALGVPAAGAQLKARTDERLRQAEGELKPAARRPKVAFLYLRGSASVFLLGGADSGAGSLIEAVGGEDAGKAAGLTGDFTPLTSEALVKAAPDAILVMSKGLESVGGVDGLLKLPGVAQTPAGLDRRIVSVEDGKLLSYGPRTPEVLRSITAQLYAGTGEAAR